CCTCTAAATTCAGAAAAGAACCAATCACCACCTGACTTGCACGTTTTCTGGCCAGATGAAGCGCCTTAGTACCATTGGTGGTCGTCAGGACAATAGTTTTACCCGCAACTTTTTCAGCGGTATAGGAAAACGGGGAATTACCGAAGTCATAGCCTTCAACTACTTCCCCGTTTCGCTCTGCTGCCAGCAAATAATCTTTACCTGCATAACTCATGCATTCTTCTACCTGCGCTACCGGGATAATTGCCTGTGCACCGTTGTCAATTCCATAAACCATGGAAGAGGTTGCTCTTAAAATATCAATGACTACGACAATACTATTTTCAATAGCGTATAAATCAATAAGGGCAGGTGTCAAACAGACTTCTATCTTTCTTTGCATGGTAAAGGAGGGCGGCAGTTTATTTATAAAATGGGAACTTTACTACTTTTGCTTTAATGGAAGTATTACGGATGCTGATATAGATCTCGTTACCTTCTTTAGCATGTTCTTTAGCCACATAACCAATTCCGATTGCTTTTTGCAACGATGGAGACTGTGTACCTGAAGTTACTTTTCCGATTACGTTTCCTTCTACATCAACGATTTCATAGTCATGACGGGGAATACCACGGTCAATCATTTCAAAACCTATCAGGCGACGTTTAACACCAGCTTCTTTCTCTGCAAGTAAAGCTTCAGAGTTGGTGAAGGCTTTAGTGAATTTAGTCACCCATCCTAAACCAGCTTCAATTGGAGAAGTTGTATCATCGATGTCGTTTCCATATAAACAGAAACCCATTTCCAAACGTAAAGTATCACGTGCACCTAAACCAATTGGCTTAATGTTAAAAGCAGCACCGGCTTCAAAAACAGCATTCCAAACAGTCTCTGCATGCTCATTATCGCAATACAACTCAAAACCACCAGCACCTGTATAACCAGTTGCAGAAACAATCACGTTATCTACACCAGCAAACATGCCTTTAGTGAAAGTATAGTATTCCATAGAAGCCAGGTCAATATCAGTTAAGCTTTGTAAAGCTTCTGCTGCTTTAGGCCCCTGAACTGCTAATAAAGAAGTTTTATCAGAGATATTGTGCATTTCTACACCTTGTGTATTGAATTTCTGAATCCAGTTCCAGTCTTTTTCTATGTTCGAGGCGTTAACCACCAGCATATAAGTTTTTTCATCAATTCTGTAGATCAATAAATCGTCTACAATACCGCCATCTTCATTTGGAAGATAAGCATACTGAACTTTACCATCATATAATTTTGAAGCATCATTGCTGCTTACACGTTGAATCAGGTCTAATGCATTTTCACCCTTCAGGATGAATTCACCCATGTGGCTTACGTCAAAAACGCCTACGGCTTTTCTAACTGTAGCATGTTCTGCATTAATGCCTTCGTATTGAACGGGCATATTGTATCCTGCAAATGGAACCATCTTGGCCCCTAATGAAATATGTTTTTCTGTTAACGCGGTATTATTCATGCGATATTGCTCTTAAAATTGAGGGCAAAAGTACATAAAAATTATGCATTTACTAACCGCTGATAGACATTCAGCATCCTTTGTGAAATAGTAGCCAGGTTATGATCTCTTTCGGCTGTTCTGCGGGCATTCTCGCCGATTTCGCGCCACCGGTTCGGATGAGTAATACATTGCAGGATGCAGCGGTAAAACTCATCAGCAGTGTCCGCAATCAGGATATCCTTCCCGTTTTCACAGTTCAGTCCTTCTGCTGCGTAGGTGGTGGCAATAATACATTTCTTCATCGCCATCCCTTCGATAATCTTTACCCGCATCCCGCTACCTGAAAGTAAAGGTACGATCATGATCGCTTTGGAATTCATAAACTCAATAGCGTCGAAAACTTCCCCTTCTACGACCAGGTTATCTGAGTCATACTCATAAAAATGCTGTGGCATACTTTTACCTGCTACATAAAACCGGAGTTCAGAGCTGAGTTTTTCTATATCCGGCCAGATCTCTTCTATAAACCATTCCAGCCCTTCTTTATTGGGCCGCCAGTCCATTGCCCCCAGGTGAAATAAAGTAGGGAAACTCGTTTTGGAAAGGTCAATGGTATATTTCTCAAAATCCAGGGCTACGGGGAATACTTCAATCCCTATTTCGCAGCCAAAAGAAAGAATGCTCTGCCTGTCCGGATTACTGATCGCAAAGATCTGGTGAAAGCGGTTAATTTGTTCGGTCTCATAGATCTTCAGCCTGCGCGCTAAAAACTGAAGGTATTTACGTCTTGGGGTAAACCGTTCGGAGGTTGCCAGGCGTTCCCATACATCAAAGACAATATTGTGTGCCCGGTAAATCAGCTTAGCCTTACTGTAGCTTTTAACCACCTCCAGATAAGGCACGACAAATAACCCCTCGAACTGGATAATATCGAATTCATTTTCCCGGAGGATGTTCTCCAGCAACTTTGCCGCATCATCATCATAAAATCTGGAAACGTTGTAAGACTCGTTGGAGAAGATGTTGAAAAACGCACCCCACAAATTAACTTCTGTATCGAGATCAAAAGAATGAAATTTGATCCGGTCATAAACCGGATCGTAAATATCATCCACATCTACCCGGTGTTTATTGGTGTTGATACTGAACAAAGTAATATCCACCCCCAAATTGAGCAATCCTTTCATCGTATTATAGACTACAATCGGATAACCACTGTTTGGAGGAAACGGGACTCTGTTGCTAAGTATAAGTGTTTTCAATAAGTGAAAATACGAATTATCCCGCGTTATCTATAACGAGAATTCTTTCAGGATCACTTATTGCAAAAGTTTTACGGTGATAAGGAGTTAGTCCGTGCATTAAGGCAGCAGAACGGTGAACTTTAGTCGGATAACCTTTATTTTTCTTCCATTGATAAACAGGAAACTGATCTGCCAGATTATCCATGTATTCGTCCCGGTGTGTTTTTGCCAGGATAGAGGCAGCAGCAATATTTAAATATTTACCATCTCCTTTGATGACACAGCTATGTGCGATACCGGGATAAATTTTAAAACGGTTCCCGTCGATACTTAAAAAACCAGGCTGAACAGTAAGCTTTTCAATTGCCCTGTGCATGGCCAGAAATGAAGCATTCAGGATATTTATTTCGTCAATTTCGTGGTTATCTACAGCGCCGACAGCCCATGCAATTGCTTCTTTTTCTATAATTGCTCTTAAAGCGACGCGCTGTTTATGTGTTAGCTTTTTCGAGTCGTTCAGTTCTCCGGCAACAAAATCCAGTGGTAAAATTACAGCGGCTGCATAAACAGGCCCGGCTAAACAGCCTCTGCCGGCTTCATCGCAACCTGCTTCTAAAAATTCTTGTTGAAAACAGTTTAATAACATCCCGTAAAGTTAAGGGATTTTTTAAACCAGTGTACCTGGAGATTTCACTTTAAAAGCGTCACTTAATCCGATAGCCATCAGATTAAAGGCATAAACGGTAAGCATAATTGCCATTCCGGGTAAAATTGCGAGGTAAGCAGCATCCATTACGATATAACCATAGTTTTCTTTGATCATTCCTCCCCAGCTAGCCATGGGTGGCTGTGCGCCAAAACCTAGAAAACTCAAACCGGTTTCCAGTAAGATCGCTGAAGCAAAATTAGCGGAGGCGATAACCAATACAGGGCCGGCAATGTTGGGTAAAATATGACGGGTAAGGATACGAAAAGTTGGAAAACCCAATGCTCTGGCTGCTTCTACAAACTCGGCTTCTTTCAGCGCCATCACCTGCCCGCGGACTAACCTGGATACATCTACCCACGTAGATAAGCCAACTGCGATAAATATCTGCCAGAAACCCTTTCCTAAAGCAAAAGAAATCGCGATCACCAGTAACAGTGAAGGTAAAGACCAGATGACATTCATCAGCCAGCTGATTACTGAATCTGTCATTCCTCCAAAATAACCTGCCATTGCACCTAAACTTAAACCGATACTCATGGAGATCAGTACGGCCAATAAACCTACCGATAAAGAAACACGGATTCCCAGAATCAGGCGGCTCAGTAAGTCTCTTCCGTAGCCATCAGTACCTAACCAGAAGGTCTGCTGATAAATGTGCTGTTTTAAATAGGACTGATGACTGGCGGGAAGCAGAATACTGCTTTCAGCAGCATCTTCGTCATCACCAATGTATTCTTTGATCCATAAATGATTTCCTGCGATCCTGTAGCCTGTAATCGGGATACTTTTGAATTCAGCTTCCTGCCCGTAAAGCATCTTCTCCAGGAAATTGACTTTCCTGAAATCCGCGTTCTGGCTGATGACCAGAAACTGGAATGACCTTCCCGGTTTTTTATTGCTTAATTGTAAGTGCATGGTATTAGCCATTGGCGTCTGATCTGGCGTAATCAAATAGCCGAGTATACCCATCACCAAAAGCAACAGAATAAATATTAGTCCTCCAACGGCAGGTTTATTTCTTTTAAACCTGCCCCATATTCTTTTTGAGGGGCTAACACTTTGTTCCATTATTTAACCATTCTACCCTTCCAGTTATATTTACCTGAATTACCAGCCACACCAATGTAAATGATATACAAGACATGCAGTACATTCAATACGGGTAATAAAACCATCAGACTTCTTCTTTTAGCGAATTTAGTCACATCCATCAGGAATATAAATTCCACAATTATTTTCAGCAGCAACTGGATCAGTGCAATTTTAAGGAAACCAATAAAGAACAAACCAACCAGCAGGTTTAACAGGATACTGACATTGAAAAACCAGATAAATACACCCAGTACAATGATAGATTTATTTTTATAGCGGGTACTTTTTGAAGCCCAGCGTTTACGTTGCTGTAAAAATTCTCCAAGGTTAGGTTTGGCATGTGTGTAAACCATGGCATCCGGATTTCTAAGAAACCCTATATGATTGTCATAACGGGCAGCAATTTTATGTAAAAGCAACTCATCATCTCCCGAAGCCAGATCATCTATTCCCTGAAAACCACCAACTTCATAAAAAGCTGCTTTTTCATAGGCTAAATTAGCCCCGTTACAGGTAGAAGGTTTTTTATTTCCTATCGTAGAAGCCCCTAAACCAATCAGGTAAAGGAATTCCAATGATTGTGCTCTTTCGAAAAAGCTTTTCTCTTCATCATATGCCACTGGCGATGAAATCATTTTATAACGATTCTGCTCGTAAAAAGCGATGATTGTTTTAAGCCATGCGGTCCCCATCCGGCAATCTGCATCTGTGGTAATGATTAAATCACCGGTAGCCTGACCAATCGCGGTCTGTATCGCTTTTTTCTTATAAGAATTTAAGGCCTGATTTTCTTTCAGAGAGATCAGTTTTACGCCCGATGCAGCATATGATCTGACAATTTCTGCTGTATTGTCTGTCGAGTGATCATCAATAAAGATGATTTCTGTCAATGCTTTATTGTAATCCTGTGCGAGCAGGGATTCTATAGTGCGGTGAATATTATCAGCTTCATTACGGGCGGCAACAATAATAGAAACAGAAGTAGTGCCCGTAGTTTGCTTATACCTGAAAGGGATCAATTTATGCCAGCCACGGATAAATCCGGCAACAACGAGAAGATAAATGAGGGTTAAAAATGCGGATAGGTAACTAACGACGATTAAGACTTCCAAAAAAATTTAATTTAAAAACAAAATATGAACCTAATATAGCAGGAATAATAATATTAATGAGCCAGATGCTTGCAGTACATGCAATCACAGCGACATCCTGTTTGGTTACAAAGCTAAAAAAATAAGACGCAGTTGCGCTTCTTATCCCAATATCAAATAAATCCAGAGAGGGCAGCGTAGATTGTACAAAAAACAGGATACAAACCATCATCAGGATGTCCAGATAATGAATATCAGCAATCAGCCAGTAAAACATAATAAAGTATTGCGTGCTAAACACTATGTAACGCGCAAGGCAGAACATCAGTATCTGAAAAAGTTCTTTCTTATGGTAACGTCCAAGAATACTGTAGAATTTTTTATATTTTCTGGTAAAACGCATGGAAAGCAATAAGCCATTTAACCAGCGGATATTAAAGAAAAATGTTAAGAAAAACAGGCAGAACATAGCTGCAAGTACTATAATCGCATAATTGAGCCGATAATCGAGATGCAGGAAACGCAGCAGAAAAACACTCAGCGCAATTGCCCCGAAAATATTTGTCAGTACCATCTGGCCAATATTCCCTACCGCCATCGCTACAACGCCAATAATCCTGCGTTTAGGAGAAAGGAAAAACACCCTGCCACCATATTCGCCCAACCTGTTCGGCGTAAAGATCGCCAGTGTTAAACCACAGAATACAGATTCTATGGATTGCCATAAACTCAGCTTTTCTATTTTTCGCAACAGCCTTTTCCATTTGAGGGCTTCCAGTCCCCAGTTCACCAGCATTAATAACAATACCAGTGAAATTACGGCAATGATTTCGGTACGCGGGATGGTAGAGATGATCCCCCTGAAACTTTCAAGGTTAGCATTTGAAGTGAGTTTATGATAGATGAACCAGAATGCGAAAGCAACGATAGTTACTTTTATAGCATAGGAAAATATACGTTTATAGTCAGATCTCAAATTATCGTTTCTTTTATATTGTGCAAATATGCTTAATATTGTTCTATGTTGGCTGAAAAAAAGGAGCGGGTAATCATGGGTATCGACCCTGGAACCGCAGTGATGGGTTACGGTGTAATCCTGGAGAAAGGGAGTAAGATAGAACTGATAGCGATGGGCATCGTAAAGATGAATCATCTGGATGATCATTTTCTGAAATTACAACGTATTTTCGCCAAAACGGTAGGTTTGGTAGAGCAGTATAAACCAGATGTCATGGCACTGGAAGCTCCGTTTTATGGAAAGAATATACAAGTTATGCTTAAACTGGGCAGAGCACAGGGAATTTGTATGGCAGCAGCATTATCCAGAGATGTACCGATCACAGAATATGCGCCAAGAAAAATCAAACAAGCAATTACAGGGAACGGAAGCGCAGGAAAAGAGCAGGTTGCAGCTATGTTGCAGCAGTTACTGAAGTTCAGAGAAACTCCTGAATTTCTGGATGCCACTGATGGACTGGCTGTTGCAGTATGCCATTCTTTCCAGCGGGTACCCACAGGTGGCAGCGGTAAATCTTATTCCGGATGGGATGCTTTTGCAAAAGACAATCAGAAAAGAGTGAAATAGTAGTACATTTGAATTTAATCAATTTCAATTTTGGATAATAACATATCAAAACTAACCTTATTTAATCCCAGCAAATTACGGACGTTATTGTCACTGGGATTTAAGGGATATTTAGCAGATCAGGGCTGGTTTAAGGCCCGTGAAACGAAATCAGCAGTAGATCAGAATGGAGAAGCTATTCCTTGGGTAACTTATGCTTTTATTGATTTTATTAAAGACAGGATCACTAAACAGCATGACATTTTTGAATTCGGCTGCGGAAATTCTACGATCTTTTACGCAAAAAATGCCAATTCTGTAACCGCCGTGGAACATGATAAAGCATGGTATGAAAGAAATGCAGCGATCAAAATCCCGAATGTAGAAATGATTTATTGCGAGCTGGTTCGTGGAGGTGCTTATTCTAAAAGTGCAGTAACGACTGGTAAAAAGTTTAACATTATTATTGTAGACGGCAGAGACCGCGTTAACTGCTGCAAAGAATCGGTATTATCTTTAACAGAGGATGGAGTAATTGTACTGGACAATTCAGAACGTCCGGATTATGCAGAGGCCTTTACTTTTTTCAAAGCAAAGGGATTTAAACACCTTCCTTTTACAGGTATGAGCCCCGGAGTAACAACTTCAAACTGTACTTCGGTATTTTATAAGAGCAATAACTGTTTAGGGATATAATCAGAAAACCTTAAGCATAAAAAAGCCTTCTGTAAGTTATTTACAGAAGGCTTTTTTATTTATATTTTCCGGGATTATGAACCTAGTATTTTGAATACTGCTTTACAGCAAATAAATGCACCAAGGAATAATACGATCCATGATACCAGAGATAAAGTAGTTGAGTCAAATGCGAAACGCAAATAAACTCCTAACATGCTCACAACGATACCCGCAACCAATAATTTATATATTGATGTTTGATTTGCATTTTGCATGCTTTTAGTATTGTGTTTTGGCGTTTGCTCCATTTTTTTATTTTTTAATTCTGCTGCAAAATTAATATTATTCCAGCAAAAAAAGCATGTTCAACTAAGAATTTATTGAATAATGTTCCTAATAGCTTTTTAAGCCCTCGATTCTTTGCTTTGATCTTTCTGTTTCGCTCAAATGACCACCTTTATATAATAGTTTTTCCCAATCGCCATACATTGGATTAGGCAATACAATGAAGTGATTCCCAAATTCTTGCTGCGCTCTATCGACTTCCTCTTTCGTATTCTTTCCTTCTCTGTAAAAGACATTGGAAAAGTCACTCAGGTTATCTCCGCAAAGCAGCAATATATTGTATTTTCCAAGCACCTGCTGTCTGCGTGCTTCCTTATCAGAAGTTCCTTGTTTAACCATCAAATGCGCCTCGTCAGCGTAAGGAAATCCTAAGCGCTGTAAGTTAGTCAGCGTAGCTTTATAATCCACCTGATCGCGGTTGGTGATGTAAAATGTTTCTACTTTTTGAGTCTGTGCATATTTTAAAAATCCCAATGCTCCAGGTACCGTATCAGCCGCTGCTTTAGCTGTCCATTCCGACCAGTCTTTAGCTGCATAACTTAATCCTTTTTGAATTTCATGTCCCTGAAAAGTAGAATTGTCCAAAACAGTTTCATCTATATCCACCACCACACAACTTGGTTTGGTTGTATCCACATCTTTTAAGCGCTCCTGCAAAGAAAGTTTAGCAAAATTATATGCCTGAAAAGACAGTGCTCTGTACTCTCCTGAATGTTGTTGCCAGGCTACAGCAATGGTATAGTCTTTTGCCGCCTCAGCAGCTGGATTGGTTTGCGCCATTAAACCTAATGGAAGCAATAAAGCTAAGGCAACCGGAAAAGAAATCTTGATCATGATAGAAATGTTTCCGCAAAACTAATTATTCAGAACCCGCAAAAAGTTATTTATATGTAAAAAGGCCGTTATCTAATGACAACGGCCTTTTTATTATAGTTTTTAACGTGAGTATTATCCGTTCAATGCAGCAGCACCACTTACAATCTCTGTAAGCTCTGTAGTAATTGCAGCCTGACGTGCCTGGTTGTATGAAAGTTTTAAAGCTTTCAACAGGTCACCCGCGTTTTCTGTTGCTTTATCCATTGAAGTCATCCTTGCTCCGTGTTCTGAAGCATGAGAATCCAATACCGCTTTGAATAACTGAATCTTAATCGACTTAGGAATTAATTCTTTAACGATTTCCTCTTTTGAAGGCTCAAGAATATAATCTACCTGGTGCTGATGAGTTTCTTCTGCTTTTTCGTTTTGTGGTAAAGGCAATAACTGTTCAGTAGTCAAAATCTGTACAGCAGCATTTTTGAAACGGTTATAAACTAATTCTACTTTATCATAATCACCGTTTTTAAAGCCGGCCATAATTGAATCAGTAATTTTAGTTACGTTTTCAAACGTTAATGCAGTATAAACCTCGTTATTGTTTCCAATAACATTGTAGTTTCTCTTTTCGTAGAAATCCTGAGATTTTTTTCCAATAGCTAAAATACTTACATTTCCATTTTTGTACTGCTCACTGTATTTCTCAGCGATCAGGTTGTTAGTAGCCTTGATTACATTCATGTTGAATGCACCAGCTAAACCACGGTTTGAAGATACCACTACGATTAATACTTTATTAGGCTCGCGTTCCTCAGTATATGGTGATGAAGATCCTTCCAGGTTGGCAGAAAGATTCCCTAAGATCTCTTTTAGCTTCGTAGCATACGGACGTAACTGTATAATAGCATTAGTTGCACGCTTCAGCTTAGCTGCCGAAACCATTTTCATGGCTTTGGTGATCTGCTGCGTAGACTGCACTGATGATATACGAATTCTTACTTCTTTTAAATTAGCCATTCTTTTTTAATCTTCTTTAAGCCTGTTTAAAAATTAAACAGGCTCTTTTATTTTATTTAGTATTTACCTGCTAATTCTTTAGCTACAGTTTCCAATACAGATGTAATTGCATCATCCAGTTTACCAGCTTTTAAAGCAGCTAATGTTTGTGGGTGACGTAATTCCAATTGTTGTAAATATTCAGCTTCAAATGCTCTGATTTTATTTACAGGAACTGAACGCATCAGGTTTTTAGTACCAATATAAATGATCGCAACTTGTTTCTCAACAGTCATTGGAGAGAACTGACCTTGCTTTAATATCTCAACGTTTCTTGAACCTTTATCCAGTACAGATTTTGTTGCTGCATCTAAATCAGATCCGAATTTAGAGAAGGCCTCTAATTCACGGTATTGAGCCTGGTCTAATTTCAAAGTACCAGCTACCTTTTTCATTGATTTAATTTGTGCGTTACCACCAACACGTGATACCGAGATACCTACGTTGATTGCCGGACGTACACCTGCGTTAAACAAGTTAGATTCTAAGAAGATCTGTCCGTCAGTAATCGAAATTACGTTTGTTGGAATATAAGCAGAAACGTCACCAGCCTGAGTTTCGATAATAGGTAAAGCAGTTAATGAACCACCACCTTTAACGATACCTTTCAGAGATTCAGGTAAATCATTCATCGCTTGTGCGATCTCATCGTTAGAGTTGATTTTAGCAGCACGTTCTAATAAACGACTGTGCAGGTAAAACACGTCTCCAGGATAAGCCTCACGTCCCGGTGGACGACGAAGTAATAAAGATACCTCACGGTAAGCTACTGCCTGTTTAGATAAATCATCATAAACAATCAGTGCCGGACGACCTGTATCACGGAAGTACTCACCAATTGCTGCACCAGAGAACGGAGCATAAAACTGCAATGGAGCAGGATCAGCAGCCGAAGCAGAAACAACAACTGTATAAGCCATTGCACCATTTTCTTCAAGCGTACGCACAACGTTTGCTACAGTACTTGCTTTCTGACCACAAGCAACATATATACATAAAACAGGGTTACCTGCTTCATAAAATTCTTTTTGATTGATGATAGTATCAATACAAACAGCACTCTTACCTGTCTGACGGTCACCAATAACCAGCTCACGCTGACCACGGCCGATAGGAATCATCGCATCAATAGCTTTGATACCTGTTTGAAGAGGCTCATTAACTGGCTGACGGTAGATTACACCAGGAGCTTTACGTTCGATTGGCATTTCGTAAGTCTGACCAATGATTGGTCCCTTACCGTCGATAGGTTCACCTAATGTATTAACTACACGGCCCAACATACCTTCACCAACTTTAATAGAGGCAATTTTTTTAGTACGTTTAATTGTATCGCCTTCTTTGATCGTGCTCGATGGGCCTAATAAAACCACACCAACATTATCTTCTTCAAGGTTCAAAACAATACCCTGCAAGCCTGTTTCAAATTCAACTAGCTCACCTGATTGAACTTTAGTCAAACCATAAACACGGGCAATACCATCACCCACTTGTAATACGGTACCAACTTCTTCAAGTTCGGCTTCTGATTTAAAGCCCGACAATTGTTGCCTGATAATTGCCGATACTTCGTCTGGTCTTACCTCTACCATAATTTTATATTATTTCTTTTGTAATTCTGTATATTGTTATCGGACTAAACCACGCCGTGGGCCAATTCCTTTTTTAATTTGTTTAGACTACCAGCAATACTGGCATCAAATTGTTTGTCACCAACTTTAAGAATAAAACCACCGATTAATTTATCGCTGATCTTTTCTTTGATGATAACCTGATTTGCGCCAATCTCTCTTTTAACAACGCTGATAATCTCTGCTTTATTCGCATCAGTCAATGCTATAGCTGATAATACTTCGGCAGTTACAATACCTTTGATAGTATTATATTGTCTGACAAATGCTTTCGTAGTATCAAATAAAATAGCAGCACGACCTTTACTGACAAGCAATTTCAGATAAGATATAGTAATCGCGTGAACGCTCTTACTGAAGATCCCTTCCAAAATAGAATATTTTTTATCCAGAGGAATCACAGGATTCTGAAGAATAGCCTCTAGCTCACTGTTTTGATCAATAACCTGCTCAATAAGAACCATATCATTCTTCATCTCTTCCAAAGCATTTTGCTCTGTAGAAAGATCAATTAATGATTTGGCGTATCTTGATGCTGCTTTATTTTCTGACATGTTATTTTAATTTGTTGGCAAGGAATTAGTTCAATTCAATATCTTTCAATAAATCAGCAACGAAATCCTGTTGCTTAGCTTTATCAGCTAACTGATTGCGCAATACGCGTTCAGCAATATCAATTGATAATGATGAAACCTGATCTTTCAATTCAGCTAAAGCAGCTTTCTTTTGATTTTCAATTTCAATTCTTGCTTTTTCAATTAATTTAGCGCCTTCAGTCTGTGCTGAATGTTTCGCTTCATTAACG
The DNA window shown above is from Pedobacter cryoconitis and carries:
- the gcvT gene encoding glycine cleavage system aminomethyltransferase GcvT, whose protein sequence is MNNTALTEKHISLGAKMVPFAGYNMPVQYEGINAEHATVRKAVGVFDVSHMGEFILKGENALDLIQRVSSNDASKLYDGKVQYAYLPNEDGGIVDDLLIYRIDEKTYMLVVNASNIEKDWNWIQKFNTQGVEMHNISDKTSLLAVQGPKAAEALQSLTDIDLASMEYYTFTKGMFAGVDNVIVSATGYTGAGGFELYCDNEHAETVWNAVFEAGAAFNIKPIGLGARDTLRLEMGFCLYGNDIDDTTSPIEAGLGWVTKFTKAFTNSEALLAEKEAGVKRRLIGFEMIDRGIPRHDYEIVDVEGNVIGKVTSGTQSPSLQKAIGIGYVAKEHAKEGNEIYISIRNTSIKAKVVKFPFYK
- a CDS encoding lysylphosphatidylglycerol synthase domain-containing protein is translated as MRSDYKRIFSYAIKVTIVAFAFWFIYHKLTSNANLESFRGIISTIPRTEIIAVISLVLLLMLVNWGLEALKWKRLLRKIEKLSLWQSIESVFCGLTLAIFTPNRLGEYGGRVFFLSPKRRIIGVVAMAVGNIGQMVLTNIFGAIALSVFLLRFLHLDYRLNYAIIVLAAMFCLFFLTFFFNIRWLNGLLLSMRFTRKYKKFYSILGRYHKKELFQILMFCLARYIVFSTQYFIMFYWLIADIHYLDILMMVCILFFVQSTLPSLDLFDIGIRSATASYFFSFVTKQDVAVIACTASIWLINIIIPAILGSYFVFKLNFFGSLNRR
- a CDS encoding glycosyltransferase family 2 protein; protein product: MEVLIVVSYLSAFLTLIYLLVVAGFIRGWHKLIPFRYKQTTGTTSVSIIVAARNEADNIHRTIESLLAQDYNKALTEIIFIDDHSTDNTAEIVRSYAASGVKLISLKENQALNSYKKKAIQTAIGQATGDLIITTDADCRMGTAWLKTIIAFYEQNRYKMISSPVAYDEEKSFFERAQSLEFLYLIGLGASTIGNKKPSTCNGANLAYEKAAFYEVGGFQGIDDLASGDDELLLHKIAARYDNHIGFLRNPDAMVYTHAKPNLGEFLQQRKRWASKSTRYKNKSIIVLGVFIWFFNVSILLNLLVGLFFIGFLKIALIQLLLKIIVEFIFLMDVTKFAKRRSLMVLLPVLNVLHVLYIIYIGVAGNSGKYNWKGRMVK
- a CDS encoding 2-phosphosulfolactate phosphatase produces the protein MQRKIEVCLTPALIDLYAIENSIVVVIDILRATSSMVYGIDNGAQAIIPVAQVEECMSYAGKDYLLAAERNGEVVEGYDFGNSPFSYTAEKVAGKTIVLTTTNGTKALHLARKRASQVVIGSFLNLEALCEWLKTQEKDVLLLCAGWKDQFNLEDTIFAGAVVNQLRSGFTHYDDASVAAEDLYLLAKDDLRAYIHKSSHSHRMVALNIEEDVKFCLQTNICQAIPVLEGDQLVALKAGL
- a CDS encoding ABC transporter permease encodes the protein MEQSVSPSKRIWGRFKRNKPAVGGLIFILLLLVMGILGYLITPDQTPMANTMHLQLSNKKPGRSFQFLVISQNADFRKVNFLEKMLYGQEAEFKSIPITGYRIAGNHLWIKEYIGDDEDAAESSILLPASHQSYLKQHIYQQTFWLGTDGYGRDLLSRLILGIRVSLSVGLLAVLISMSIGLSLGAMAGYFGGMTDSVISWLMNVIWSLPSLLLVIAISFALGKGFWQIFIAVGLSTWVDVSRLVRGQVMALKEAEFVEAARALGFPTFRILTRHILPNIAGPVLVIASANFASAILLETGLSFLGFGAQPPMASWGGMIKENYGYIVMDAAYLAILPGMAIMLTVYAFNLMAIGLSDAFKVKSPGTLV
- a CDS encoding glycosyltransferase family 4 protein, which encodes MKTLILSNRVPFPPNSGYPIVVYNTMKGLLNLGVDITLFSINTNKHRVDVDDIYDPVYDRIKFHSFDLDTEVNLWGAFFNIFSNESYNVSRFYDDDAAKLLENILRENEFDIIQFEGLFVVPYLEVVKSYSKAKLIYRAHNIVFDVWERLATSERFTPRRKYLQFLARRLKIYETEQINRFHQIFAISNPDRQSILSFGCEIGIEVFPVALDFEKYTIDLSKTSFPTLFHLGAMDWRPNKEGLEWFIEEIWPDIEKLSSELRFYVAGKSMPQHFYEYDSDNLVVEGEVFDAIEFMNSKAIMIVPLLSGSGMRVKIIEGMAMKKCIIATTYAAEGLNCENGKDILIADTADEFYRCILQCITHPNRWREIGENARRTAERDHNLATISQRMLNVYQRLVNA
- a CDS encoding ribonuclease HII, yielding MLLNCFQQEFLEAGCDEAGRGCLAGPVYAAAVILPLDFVAGELNDSKKLTHKQRVALRAIIEKEAIAWAVGAVDNHEIDEINILNASFLAMHRAIEKLTVQPGFLSIDGNRFKIYPGIAHSCVIKGDGKYLNIAAASILAKTHRDEYMDNLADQFPVYQWKKNKGYPTKVHRSAALMHGLTPYHRKTFAISDPERILVIDNAG
- the ruvC gene encoding crossover junction endodeoxyribonuclease RuvC gives rise to the protein MLAEKKERVIMGIDPGTAVMGYGVILEKGSKIELIAMGIVKMNHLDDHFLKLQRIFAKTVGLVEQYKPDVMALEAPFYGKNIQVMLKLGRAQGICMAAALSRDVPITEYAPRKIKQAITGNGSAGKEQVAAMLQQLLKFRETPEFLDATDGLAVAVCHSFQRVPTGGSGKSYSGWDAFAKDNQKRVK
- a CDS encoding FkbM family methyltransferase, whose protein sequence is MDNNISKLTLFNPSKLRTLLSLGFKGYLADQGWFKARETKSAVDQNGEAIPWVTYAFIDFIKDRITKQHDIFEFGCGNSTIFYAKNANSVTAVEHDKAWYERNAAIKIPNVEMIYCELVRGGAYSKSAVTTGKKFNIIIVDGRDRVNCCKESVLSLTEDGVIVLDNSERPDYAEAFTFFKAKGFKHLPFTGMSPGVTTSNCTSVFYKSNNCLGI